A stretch of Ectothiorhodospiraceae bacterium BW-2 DNA encodes these proteins:
- a CDS encoding DUF3501 family protein, whose protein sequence is MMKLSREDLYSLEKYAEVRPEFRAKVIAHKKDRRLPIGPNAALYFEDRLTMQYQIQEMLRIERIFEAAAIQEELEVYNPLIPDGSNWKATFMMEYSDVEQRRVALARLVGIEETLWVEVEGHEKVYPIANEDLDRSSDEKTASVHFLRFELTDKMVADLKAGLPLLAGIEHKNYHHTTVVADNVRQALIGDLQ, encoded by the coding sequence ATGATGAAGTTAAGTCGAGAAGATCTCTATTCACTAGAGAAGTACGCCGAAGTACGCCCTGAGTTTCGAGCTAAAGTGATCGCTCACAAAAAAGATCGCCGCCTCCCTATCGGCCCTAATGCGGCGCTCTATTTTGAAGATCGGCTCACTATGCAGTATCAGATTCAGGAGATGTTGCGTATTGAGCGCATTTTTGAGGCCGCAGCGATTCAGGAGGAGCTGGAGGTCTATAATCCGCTTATTCCCGATGGGAGTAACTGGAAAGCGACCTTTATGATGGAGTATAGCGATGTCGAGCAGCGGCGTGTCGCGCTCGCGCGGCTAGTCGGGATTGAGGAGACTCTCTGGGTGGAGGTTGAGGGGCATGAGAAGGTGTACCCGATTGCAAATGAAGATCTCGACCGCAGCAGCGATGAGAAGACAGCCTCGGTTCACTTTCTCCGCTTTGAGTTAACCGACAAGATGGTGGCCGATCTTAAAGCCGGTCTCCCTCTCTTAGCCGGCATTGAGCATAAAAACTACCACCACACGACTGTTGTGGCCGATAATGTGCGCCAAGCACTGATAGGTGACCTGCAATAG
- a CDS encoding DUF971 domain-containing protein — protein MNRHIPTEITLHKQARQLELAFDDNQRFQLPCEFLRVYSPSAEVRGHGPGQERLQVGKEDVNIEKIEQVGTYAISITFDDGHDSGIYDWNLLYDYGVNYLKYWQAYLDKLEAAGHKRKVATAQT, from the coding sequence ATGAATAGACATATTCCAACCGAAATTACCCTCCATAAACAGGCGCGTCAACTTGAACTCGCCTTTGATGATAACCAGCGCTTTCAGCTACCGTGCGAATTTTTACGGGTTTACTCCCCCTCGGCCGAGGTGCGTGGCCACGGCCCGGGTCAAGAGAGGCTGCAAGTTGGCAAAGAAGATGTTAATATCGAAAAGATTGAGCAGGTTGGCACCTATGCCATTAGCATCACCTTCGATGATGGCCACGACAGCGGTATTTATGACTGGAACCTGCTCTACGACTACGGTGTGAACTACCTTAAATATTGGCAAGCCTACCTCGATAAGCTTGAAGCGGCTGGCCACAAACGCAAGGTCGCCACAGCGCAAACTTAA
- the hslU gene encoding ATP-dependent protease ATPase subunit HslU, with the protein MNTDTLTPQQIVAELDKHIIGQAAAKRAVAIALRNRWRRSCVEESLRDEITPKNILMIGPTGVGKTEIARRLAKLANAPFIKVEATKFTEVGYVGRDVESMIRDLVDIAIKMLREQEMVRVENIAYDAAEERILDSLLPPARNESEEEENQWRQENPTRQKFRKKLREGDLDDKEIEIEVSSPSIGVEIMAPPGMEEMTSQLQSLFQNMGNKRSRRRKMKLADALKKLTEEEAAKRVNEDEIKLKAVEMVEQSGIIFLDEIDKITSRSEIKGGDVSREGVQRDLLPLVEGSTVTTKYGMVKTDHILFIASGAFHLAKPSDLIPELQGRLPIRVELEALGVKEFVRILTEPNASLTEQYQALLATEAVTLHFSEAGLARIAEISWQVNEATENIGARRLHTVLERLLEEISFTATERQGQTITIDRDYVDNQLSELADDEDLTRYIL; encoded by the coding sequence ATTAATACCGACACCCTCACCCCACAACAGATCGTTGCCGAACTCGATAAACATATTATTGGCCAAGCCGCCGCTAAGCGGGCAGTGGCGATTGCGCTACGAAACCGCTGGCGTCGTAGCTGCGTCGAAGAGTCGCTACGAGATGAGATTACCCCCAAAAACATCTTAATGATCGGACCGACCGGAGTCGGCAAGACCGAAATTGCCCGCCGCCTAGCCAAACTGGCCAACGCCCCGTTTATTAAAGTCGAAGCGACCAAATTTACCGAAGTCGGCTATGTCGGTCGCGATGTCGAATCGATGATTCGCGATCTGGTCGATATCGCCATTAAAATGCTGCGCGAACAGGAGATGGTGCGAGTAGAAAATATCGCCTATGACGCCGCCGAAGAGCGCATTTTAGATAGTCTCCTCCCCCCAGCGCGAAATGAGAGTGAAGAGGAGGAGAACCAGTGGCGTCAAGAGAACCCCACGCGGCAAAAGTTTCGTAAAAAGCTACGAGAGGGCGATCTGGATGACAAAGAGATTGAAATCGAAGTAAGCTCCCCCTCCATCGGGGTTGAGATTATGGCCCCCCCCGGCATGGAGGAGATGACCAGCCAGCTCCAGAGCCTATTTCAAAATATGGGCAATAAAAGGAGCAGACGGCGCAAAATGAAGCTAGCCGATGCGCTTAAAAAGCTCACCGAAGAGGAGGCGGCCAAACGGGTTAACGAGGATGAGATTAAGCTCAAAGCGGTCGAAATGGTCGAGCAGAGCGGCATTATCTTTCTCGATGAGATCGATAAAATCACCAGCCGCTCCGAAATCAAAGGGGGCGATGTCTCCCGTGAGGGGGTACAGCGTGATCTACTACCGCTCGTCGAAGGCTCGACCGTCACCACTAAATATGGCATGGTCAAAACCGACCATATCCTCTTCATCGCCTCGGGGGCGTTTCATCTCGCTAAACCGTCCGATCTCATTCCAGAGCTACAGGGGCGGCTACCGATTCGGGTCGAACTAGAGGCGCTAGGAGTCAAGGAGTTTGTCCGCATTCTGACCGAACCTAACGCCTCACTGACCGAACAGTATCAGGCGCTACTCGCCACCGAAGCGGTCACGCTACACTTTAGCGAAGCGGGGTTGGCCCGTATCGCCGAAATCTCCTGGCAGGTTAACGAAGCGACCGAAAATATCGGAGCCCGCCGACTCCACACCGTACTAGAGCGGCTATTAGAGGAGATCTCATTTACCGCCACCGAACGACAAGGTCAAACCATCACCATCGACCGCGACTATGTCGATAACCAGCTTAGCGAACTGGCCGATGATGAAGATCTGACCCGCTACATTCTGTAG
- a CDS encoding peroxiredoxin, translating to MSVTTGEPIADFSLPATSEQRVTLNELVGKRVVIYFYPKDNTSGCTTEGQEFSALYREFEQHNCLIFGVSRESIRSHENFKAKYEFPFELISDPDETLCQLFDVIKEKQNYGKTYMGIERSTFLIDENGVLRQQWRKVKAAGHAAEVLQAVKALDS from the coding sequence ATGAGTGTAACCACAGGTGAACCTATCGCCGACTTCTCCCTACCCGCGACCAGTGAGCAGAGAGTCACCCTCAACGAACTAGTCGGCAAACGGGTGGTGATCTACTTCTACCCCAAAGATAACACCTCCGGCTGTACCACCGAAGGGCAGGAGTTTAGCGCCCTCTATCGCGAATTTGAGCAACACAACTGCCTGATCTTCGGAGTCTCGCGCGAGTCGATTCGCTCACATGAGAACTTTAAAGCCAAATACGAGTTCCCGTTTGAGCTCATCTCCGATCCCGACGAGACACTCTGCCAGCTCTTTGATGTTATCAAAGAGAAGCAGAACTACGGTAAGACCTATATGGGTATCGAACGCAGCACTTTTTTAATTGATGAGAACGGTGTGCTGCGACAGCAGTGGCGCAAAGTTAAAGCAGCAGGACACGCCGCTGAGGTTTTACAAGCAGTCAAAGCGCTCGATAGTTAA
- the hslV gene encoding ATP-dependent protease subunit HslV, which produces MEQYHATTILAVRRHNQVVIAGDGQVTLGHTIMKGNARKVRRLYKDRVLAGFAGGTADAFTLFERFEGKLEKHQGHLVRSAVEMAKDWRTDRILRRLEALLLVADTETTLMITGNGDVIEPEQNLIAIGSGGPYAQAAATALMNETELSAREIAEKGLAIAADICIYTNQNLTIETLENSD; this is translated from the coding sequence ATGGAGCAGTACCACGCCACAACCATTTTAGCCGTCAGACGCCACAATCAAGTTGTCATTGCCGGTGATGGCCAAGTCACTCTAGGCCACACCATCATGAAGGGCAACGCCCGCAAAGTGCGCCGCCTCTATAAAGACCGAGTCTTAGCCGGCTTTGCCGGCGGCACCGCTGACGCCTTTACCCTCTTTGAGCGCTTTGAGGGCAAACTAGAGAAGCACCAAGGCCATCTAGTCCGCTCAGCGGTTGAGATGGCCAAAGATTGGCGCACCGACCGCATTTTACGCCGACTAGAGGCGCTACTACTGGTCGCCGACACCGAGACCACACTCATGATTACCGGTAACGGTGATGTCATTGAACCGGAGCAGAATCTGATTGCCATCGGCTCTGGCGGCCCCTACGCCCAAGCAGCCGCCACTGCGCTGATGAACGAAACCGAGCTCTCTGCCCGAGAGATTGCCGAAAAGGGGCTCGCCATCGCCGCCGATATCTGCATCTATACCAACCAAAACCTAACGATTGAAACGCTAGAGAACAGTGATTAA
- the ubiE gene encoding bifunctional demethylmenaquinone methyltransferase/2-methoxy-6-polyprenyl-1,4-benzoquinol methylase UbiE translates to MREQTTHFGFEQVATDEKVRRVAGVFDSVADKYDLMNDLMSLGIHRLWKRFTIEKSGARRGHHILDIAGGTGDLTARFADIVGPSGSVTLADINASMLNNGRERLIDSGHIGNIRYTQANAEQLPFADNQFDIITIAFGLRNVTDKEAALRSMARVVKPGGRVLILEFSKPTSALLNKLYDLYSFQLLPRIGQLVANDADSYRYLAESIRMHPDQATMRQMVLDHGFDECDVTNLSQGIVALHRGFKY, encoded by the coding sequence ATGAGAGAGCAGACCACCCATTTTGGTTTTGAGCAGGTCGCCACCGATGAGAAGGTGCGACGGGTTGCCGGCGTCTTCGACTCGGTTGCCGATAAATACGATCTCATGAACGATCTGATGTCACTCGGCATCCACCGTCTCTGGAAACGCTTTACCATCGAAAAGAGCGGCGCTCGTCGTGGCCACCACATTCTCGATATTGCTGGCGGCACCGGCGATCTCACCGCCCGCTTCGCCGATATTGTCGGCCCCTCAGGCTCAGTCACCCTAGCCGACATTAACGCCTCAATGCTCAATAATGGCCGCGAACGACTCATCGATAGCGGCCATATCGGCAATATTCGCTATACCCAGGCTAACGCCGAACAGCTCCCCTTTGCCGATAACCAGTTCGATATTATTACCATCGCCTTCGGCCTACGCAATGTCACTGATAAAGAGGCGGCGCTACGCTCCATGGCGCGGGTAGTTAAACCGGGGGGGCGAGTGCTGATTTTAGAGTTCTCCAAGCCGACCTCGGCGCTACTCAATAAACTCTATGATCTCTACTCATTTCAGCTACTACCCCGCATCGGTCAGCTCGTTGCGAATGACGCCGATAGCTACCGCTATCTAGCCGAATCGATTCGAATGCACCCCGATCAAGCGACGATGCGCCAAATGGTGCTCGATCACGGCTTTGATGAGTGCGATGTTACCAACCTTAGTCAGGGCATTGTCGCCCTCCATCGCGGGTTTAAATATTAG
- a CDS encoding ABC transporter substrate-binding protein produces MKPLLKPYWLLLLLFSTATVLATPPPPSQLLSEATEKLIETLTEQQQQIKTKPELLLTIADTHLLPLFDVKLMSRYVLGPSWNSASPEQQQLFEQEFTNLIMRFYISALMSDPQRIDQLVEAGSQIITYHPVTNLNDKSRKVVVKATVTLPGEGQQLPVDFRLYRRSSTDGWRIYDLTVEGISLITNYRNTFSIEISRDGLAPMLKRLQQKNADILQQIRQSGTLKEPAA; encoded by the coding sequence ATGAAACCGCTACTCAAACCCTATTGGCTACTGCTACTCCTCTTTAGCACTGCCACTGTGCTAGCTACCCCCCCACCCCCCTCTCAACTACTGAGTGAGGCGACCGAAAAGCTCATCGAGACACTCACCGAACAGCAGCAGCAGATAAAAACCAAGCCGGAACTGCTGCTCACTATTGCCGATACCCACCTACTGCCGCTGTTTGATGTCAAATTGATGTCGCGCTATGTCCTCGGGCCGAGCTGGAATAGCGCCTCCCCCGAACAGCAGCAGCTATTTGAGCAGGAGTTTACCAATTTAATCATGCGCTTCTATATTTCGGCCCTAATGAGCGACCCACAACGCATCGATCAGCTAGTCGAAGCAGGAAGCCAAATCATCACCTACCATCCGGTAACCAATCTCAATGATAAGAGCCGTAAAGTAGTGGTCAAAGCGACGGTGACTCTACCGGGAGAGGGTCAACAGCTACCGGTCGATTTTCGGCTCTACCGCCGCAGTAGTACCGATGGCTGGCGGATTTACGATCTAACAGTGGAGGGGATCAGCCTGATCACCAACTACCGCAATACCTTTAGCATCGAGATTAGCCGTGATGGGCTAGCCCCCATGCTCAAACGGCTACAGCAGAAAAACGCCGATATTTTGCAGCAGATCCGCCAAAGCGGTACGCTTAAAGAGCCAGCGGCCTAA
- a CDS encoding U32 family peptidase encodes MVKPELLAPAGTLNNLRYALAYGADAVYAGMPRYSLRVRNNDFSTLEQLQRGIDETHSQGKQLFLATNVLPHDAKVKTFIDDMAPIIDLKPDALIMADPGLIALVRQRWPEQVIHLSVQANTMNSAAVRFWHSLGVQRVILSRELSLNEVAEIRQQCPDTELELFVHGALCIAYSGRCLLSGYFNHRDANQGSCTNACRWQYRLEAGGQESMLGTERHPEADGSYLLEEVTRAGEMMPIEEDEQGTYIMNSRDLRAVEHVQRLVEIGVDSLKIEGRTKSHYYVARTAQVYRRAIDDAVAGRPFNPALVTELDFLANRGYTDGFYQRHHSHEHQNYLTNHSTETRQQFVGEISEFNPESGIATIVVKNRFEVGDTLQLITPNGHSRFQLEQMQKLGGEAVGVAPGSGHQVQMALPLDSGSWHYALLAKELASWGDEAL; translated from the coding sequence ATGGTTAAACCCGAATTACTGGCCCCTGCCGGTACCCTTAACAACTTGCGCTATGCACTTGCCTACGGGGCGGATGCGGTCTATGCCGGCATGCCGCGCTACAGTTTGCGGGTACGCAATAACGATTTTTCGACCCTAGAGCAGCTGCAGCGGGGGATTGATGAGACCCACAGTCAGGGTAAACAGCTCTTTCTGGCTACTAATGTGCTGCCGCACGATGCTAAGGTCAAGACCTTTATTGATGATATGGCTCCGATTATCGATCTAAAGCCGGATGCGTTAATTATGGCCGATCCCGGTCTGATTGCGCTGGTGCGCCAGCGCTGGCCAGAGCAGGTGATCCATCTATCGGTACAGGCGAACACCATGAATAGTGCAGCGGTGCGCTTTTGGCACTCTCTCGGGGTTCAGCGGGTGATTTTGTCACGGGAGCTATCGCTCAATGAGGTGGCCGAGATTCGCCAGCAGTGTCCCGACACCGAACTGGAGCTCTTTGTCCATGGGGCGCTCTGTATCGCTTACTCCGGTCGCTGTCTGCTATCGGGTTACTTTAACCATCGCGATGCAAATCAGGGGAGTTGTACTAACGCCTGCCGTTGGCAGTACCGCTTAGAGGCGGGGGGGCAGGAGAGTATGCTCGGCACCGAGCGCCACCCTGAGGCCGACGGTAGCTATCTGCTAGAGGAGGTGACCCGAGCGGGTGAGATGATGCCGATAGAGGAGGATGAGCAGGGGACTTATATTATGAATTCGCGCGATCTGCGGGCGGTGGAGCATGTGCAGCGGCTGGTTGAGATCGGTGTCGATAGTCTAAAAATTGAGGGTAGAACTAAATCGCACTACTATGTCGCCCGTACCGCTCAAGTCTATCGGCGGGCGATCGATGATGCGGTAGCGGGTCGGCCATTTAATCCGGCGCTTGTGACTGAACTCGATTTTTTGGCCAATCGTGGCTATACCGATGGCTTCTATCAGCGCCACCACAGCCATGAGCACCAAAACTATCTCACCAACCACTCGACCGAGACTCGGCAGCAGTTTGTCGGTGAGATTAGTGAGTTCAATCCAGAGAGCGGGATCGCGACTATTGTGGTTAAAAATCGTTTTGAGGTGGGGGATACCCTTCAGCTAATTACCCCAAATGGCCACTCTCGGTTTCAATTAGAGCAGATGCAAAAGCTCGGGGGGGAGGCGGTAGGGGTCGCCCCCGGTAGTGGCCATCAGGTGCAGATGGCGCTACCGCTCGATAGTGGGAGTTGGCACTACGCTCTGCTCGCAAAAGAGCTGGCGTCGTGGGGGGATGAGGCGCTATAG
- a CDS encoding PhoH family protein: MSNKKNKLFVLDTNVLMHDPTALFRFEQCDLFLPMGVLEELDNNKKGHSEVARNARQASRFMDELMGHVPQDQICDGIPLSGIASGEAETLELGRLFFQTEVAKAGLPSTLPGSKQDNSILEITLALNNRMPERQVVLVSKDTNMRIKAAVLGIKAEDYRNDQVLEDVELLYKGVSHLGDDFWQQHGKDMASWSEEGRSYYKLTGPAVGEWYPNEFIYTDDPDAPFSAIVRHIELEGSSATVEVIRDYSSDHNSVWGIQARNAEQNFAFNLLLDPAIDFVTLVGQAGTGKTLLALAAGLAQVMESKTYAEVIVTRVTVPVGEDIGFLPGTEEEKMTPWMGALLDNLEVLTEGESNSEWERAATQDLLHKRIKIRSLNFMRGRTFQKKYIIIDEAQNLTSKQMKTLITRAGPGTKIVCLGNIAQIDTPYLTETSSGLTYVVDRFQRWEHSGHVMLVRGERSRLADYAAEVL, from the coding sequence ATGAGTAACAAAAAAAACAAGCTATTTGTGCTCGATACCAATGTACTGATGCACGATCCCACCGCCCTGTTTCGGTTTGAACAGTGCGATCTCTTCCTACCGATGGGGGTACTGGAGGAGCTAGACAATAATAAAAAGGGCCACTCCGAGGTAGCTCGTAACGCCCGCCAAGCGAGCCGCTTTATGGACGAGCTGATGGGCCATGTGCCCCAGGATCAGATCTGCGATGGCATTCCACTCTCCGGCATCGCTAGCGGGGAGGCCGAGACTCTAGAGCTAGGGCGACTCTTCTTTCAGACCGAAGTGGCTAAGGCGGGTCTCCCCTCGACCCTGCCAGGTTCAAAGCAAGATAACTCGATCTTAGAGATTACCCTAGCTCTAAACAACCGTATGCCGGAGCGGCAGGTGGTGCTGGTCTCGAAAGATACCAATATGCGCATTAAAGCCGCCGTGCTAGGGATTAAGGCTGAGGATTATCGCAACGATCAGGTACTAGAGGATGTCGAACTGCTCTATAAGGGGGTGAGCCACCTAGGCGACGACTTCTGGCAACAGCACGGCAAGGATATGGCCTCATGGAGTGAAGAGGGACGCAGCTACTATAAACTGACCGGTCCTGCGGTCGGCGAGTGGTATCCAAATGAGTTTATCTATACCGACGATCCCGACGCCCCCTTTAGCGCCATTGTGCGCCACATAGAGCTTGAGGGCAGCAGCGCCACCGTAGAGGTGATTAGAGACTATAGCAGCGATCACAACAGTGTCTGGGGCATACAAGCCCGTAATGCCGAACAGAACTTCGCCTTTAACCTGCTGCTAGATCCTGCCATCGATTTCGTCACCCTAGTCGGCCAAGCCGGTACCGGTAAAACCCTACTAGCGCTAGCCGCCGGATTAGCCCAAGTGATGGAGAGCAAAACCTACGCTGAGGTCATAGTCACCCGCGTCACCGTGCCGGTAGGTGAGGATATCGGCTTTCTCCCAGGGACTGAGGAGGAGAAGATGACCCCGTGGATGGGGGCGCTACTCGATAATCTGGAGGTCTTAACCGAAGGTGAGAGCAACAGCGAGTGGGAGCGGGCCGCGACCCAAGATCTACTCCATAAGCGGATTAAGATCCGCTCGCTCAATTTTATGCGCGGTCGCACCTTTCAAAAGAAGTATATTATTATCGACGAGGCGCAAAACCTCACCTCCAAACAGATGAAGACACTCATTACCCGCGCAGGCCCCGGCACCAAAATCGTCTGCCTAGGTAATATCGCCCAAATCGACACCCCCTATCTGACCGAAACTAGCTCAGGGCTCACCTATGTGGTAGATAGATTTCAGCGCTGGGAGCATAGCGGCCATGTCATGCTGGTTCGCGGCGAGCGCTCGCGCCTAGCCGACTACGCCGCCGAGGTGCTATAG
- a CDS encoding Fe-S oxidoreductase has translation MATTVKEGNLEAPTRHPLDWKGPHFYDKEALFNELERVFDICHGCRRCVSLCQSFPTLFDLVDESETMEVDGVDKADYWKVVDHCYLCDLCYMTKCPYVPPHEWNLDFPHLMLRAKAYKYQQGEVKMRDKILTSVDAVGNLAGMPVISSVVNAANNFKPTRKVLEAVLEVHADANLPKYHSHTLRKRLASHQSDLTPEPAGRTRGKVALFTTCFMNRNEPAPGEDLVAVFEHNGIPITTPPKETCCGMPKLELGDLESVAKAKEINIPVLAKMVDEGGDLTALIPSCVLMFKQELPLMFPDDPEVRKVKNAFFDPFEYLMLRHKEGKLKTDFNRGLGRVSYQAACHQRVQNIGQKTREILDLIPDTEVEIIERCSGHDGTYAVKKEFYESSMKIVKPAADRVKKYQADHFGSDCAMAGGHIAHAAGRVAEHPITLLRQAYGI, from the coding sequence ATGGCTACCACCGTCAAAGAGGGCAACCTTGAGGCACCGACTCGCCACCCTTTAGATTGGAAGGGCCCCCACTTTTATGACAAAGAGGCCCTATTTAACGAACTAGAACGGGTATTTGATATCTGTCACGGCTGCCGCCGCTGCGTTAGCCTCTGCCAATCGTTTCCGACCCTATTTGATCTAGTCGATGAGTCGGAGACGATGGAGGTTGACGGAGTCGATAAGGCCGATTACTGGAAGGTAGTCGATCACTGCTATCTATGTGATCTCTGCTATATGACCAAGTGCCCCTATGTGCCGCCCCATGAGTGGAATCTCGACTTTCCCCACCTAATGCTCCGCGCTAAGGCGTACAAATATCAGCAGGGTGAGGTCAAAATGCGCGATAAAATTCTCACCAGTGTCGATGCGGTGGGGAATCTAGCCGGTATGCCGGTGATCTCCTCGGTAGTGAATGCGGCTAATAACTTCAAACCGACCCGCAAGGTGCTGGAGGCGGTATTAGAGGTTCACGCCGATGCCAATCTGCCCAAATATCATAGCCATACCCTGCGTAAACGGCTCGCTAGCCACCAAAGTGACTTAACTCCCGAACCGGCGGGGAGAACTCGCGGTAAAGTGGCGCTCTTTACCACCTGCTTTATGAACCGTAACGAACCGGCGCCAGGTGAGGATCTGGTGGCAGTATTTGAACATAACGGTATCCCGATCACGACGCCACCTAAGGAGACCTGCTGCGGTATGCCAAAACTGGAGCTAGGTGATCTGGAGTCGGTCGCTAAAGCAAAAGAGATCAATATTCCGGTGCTAGCTAAAATGGTCGATGAGGGGGGGGATCTGACCGCGCTTATTCCATCGTGTGTGCTAATGTTTAAGCAGGAGCTCCCCCTTATGTTTCCCGATGATCCTGAGGTACGCAAGGTTAAAAACGCCTTTTTCGATCCGTTTGAGTATCTGATGCTGCGCCATAAAGAGGGTAAACTTAAGACCGACTTCAATCGCGGCCTAGGTAGGGTCTCCTATCAGGCCGCTTGTCACCAACGGGTGCAGAATATCGGCCAAAAGACGCGCGAAATACTCGATCTAATCCCCGATACCGAAGTGGAGATTATCGAGCGCTGCTCCGGTCACGATGGCACCTACGCGGTTAAAAAGGAGTTTTATGAGTCGTCGATGAAAATTGTTAAACCGGCGGCTGATCGGGTCAAAAAATATCAAGCAGATCACTTCGGTAGTGATTGTGCCATGGCCGGTGGCCATATTGCCCACGCCGCCGGTAGGGTGGCAGAGCATCCGATAACCCTGCTACGGCAGGCCTATGGTATCTGA
- a CDS encoding rubrerythrin, whose protein sequence is MELKGSKTEQHLKDAFAGESQANRRYLYFAAKADVEGYNDVAALFRSTAEGETGHAHGHLEYLEQCGDPATGMPFGGTADNLKTAVAGETHEYTDMYPGMAKDARDEGFEEIADWFETLAKAERSHANRYQKALNELDA, encoded by the coding sequence ATGGAACTAAAAGGTAGCAAAACCGAGCAACACCTGAAAGATGCGTTTGCCGGCGAATCACAAGCTAACCGTCGCTATCTCTACTTTGCGGCCAAAGCTGATGTCGAAGGCTATAACGATGTTGCTGCGCTGTTTCGCTCCACAGCAGAGGGAGAGACTGGTCACGCCCACGGCCATCTAGAGTATCTGGAGCAGTGTGGTGATCCGGCCACCGGTATGCCCTTTGGGGGTACCGCCGATAACCTGAAAACAGCGGTTGCCGGTGAGACTCACGAGTACACCGATATGTATCCTGGTATGGCCAAAGATGCCCGCGATGAGGGCTTTGAGGAGATTGCCGACTGGTTTGAAACTTTGGCTAAGGCCGAGCGTTCTCATGCGAATCGCTATCAAAAAGCCCTCAACGAACTGGATGCTTAA